From the Brassica napus cultivar Da-Ae chromosome A8, Da-Ae, whole genome shotgun sequence genome, one window contains:
- the LOC106370226 gene encoding auxin-responsive protein SAUR50, translating to MAIMKKSLKLTQTAMLKQILKRCSSLGKKNGRGYDDDYLPLDVPKGHFPVYVGENRSRYIVPVSFLTHPEFQFLLRRAEEEFGFDHDMGLTIPCDEVVFQSLTSMIR from the coding sequence ATGGCAATAATGAAGAAATCTTTAAAACTCACTCAAACAGCAATGCTGAAGCAGATTCTTAAGAGATGCTCGAGCTTAGGAAAGAAGAACGGAAGAGGGTACGACGACGATTACCTCCCGCTCGATGTTCCAAAGGGACACTTTCCTGTCTATGTCGGAGAGAACAGAAGCAGATACATTGTCCCAGTCTCCTTCTTGACTCACCCTGAGTTCCAGTTTCTCTTAAGACGAGCTGAGGAAGAGTTTGGATTCGACCACGACATGGGTCTCACCATTCCTTGTGATGAAGTCGTTTTTCAAAGCCTAACCTCCATGATTAGATGA